GAGGGCACGAGGAAACGTGAGAGAATATCGATGAGAGAAGGTTGCAAGGCAATGATGGAGGTGATACGTGATTCTGATAGATGGGTGGTCTCAAAGCTTGAGaaggctcacaatcatcaccttgGGACATGTAGTCGAGTGGGctaccttcgtgcaagaggctttATTGACACCTCAGACAAGGCGAGCATAGTGGCATCAGATGCAATGACTCTACTTCGACAAAATGCTTTTGGCGAAGGTGGAGATGCTCAGGGTCTTCTAGATTACTTCAAAAGGATGCAAGCTGACAACCCTGCATTCTTTTATTCCATACAGGTTGACAACAATAGCTGTGTGACCAATGCTTTCTGGGCAGACTCTAAAGCTAGAACTGCATATGGCTACTTTGGTGATGCTGTAGTCTTTGACACAACATACAAAAAGAACAAGTACATGATGCCTTTTGTTACATTCTCTGGAGTCAACCATCACTTGCAGCCCATTATCTTTGGTTGTGCCTTGCTCATCGATGAGACTGAGTTCTCATTTATTTGGTTATTTGAAACATGGCTAGCGGCAATGGGGGGTCGCCCTCCAGTGTCATTGATTACTGATCAGAACAGGGCCATGGCAGCGGCAATTGCAAAAGTGTTCCCCAATACATGCCATCGATTTTGTAAGTGGCTTATTTTGAGTAGAAGCAAGCAGAAGTTAGCCCATGTCTATTCTGCACATCCTACTTTGAGAGGGGAATTGGAAGAATGTGTCATCAAGTCTGAAACTATTGAAGCCTTCGAAGCTAGATGGGCGTCAGTCATTGATAAATATGACCTTAGGAAGAACACATGGCTTCAGGCACTATTTAACATCCGTCAAAAATGGATTCCATTGTACTCGAAGGACACATTTTTTGCCGAAATATCCTCAATGCAGAAGTTAGAAACTATGAGTGACTTATACAAGAAATATTTTAATACGAAGACCTCGTTAAAAGTATTTCTCACACAGTTTGAATTAGCCATGGCAGACCGATTTGAGGATGAAGCACAAGCAGACTTTGAGACACTTTGTACAAAACCAAATCTAAAGACTGCCTCACCAATAGAAAAACAAGCATCAGCTATCTATACAAGAGCAGTATTTAATAAATTTCAGGAGGAATTTGTGGAGTCGTTAGGTTATAATGTTTACAAAATAAAAGATGGTGCTAGTAGCAAATTTAGTGTGACAAGGGATGAGGATTCTCTTGAGACGTTCATTGTCTCATATAATGCTGGTAAAAAAACAGCAACTTGTAGTTGCAAAAACTTTGAGTTTTCTGGCATTTTGTGTCGCCATGTTTTGGGAGTATTCTTAATGATTGATGTTCGAGTACTTCCTAAAGAGTACTTCTTGCAGCGTTGGACGAGAAGTGCAAAAGTTGGTGCTATAATGAATGAACTTAGCGCTGAGCCTCAAAATACTTGTCAAGAATCCATTACTTCACGATATAATGATCTTTGTCGTGATGCAATTAGATGTGCAGAGAAAGGGGCAACATCGGTAAAGATATATAAAGCAGCCAAAGATGTTCTAAAGAAGGCTTATGACAATATTATTGCTTTTGAAAAAAACACTTCAAAAGGTGCACAAAGAGATGTAATCAACATTAATGAGGAAATCACTATAGATGATGCGATAAATGATCAATCTTTACAAGATCCTGAAAGAAAGGTATGCAGTTTTCTTTGTTGTTACTTGTTATTTCTTCTTCTGTTGGTTTATACACTGTCAAATATTGCTTAATGATTCTTTTGATCCACTATCTATTATTGTGCCACTGCCAACTACTGTAGTTGAAAAAGATGTCAGGGCTTATGCTTATGCTTCATTTCATTTCTTGCTTATGCTTCTTAATTCTGTTGCTATCATATTTTTGAGCTACATCGCCTGCTAGTGAAATGTCAGATTTCTTTTACGTGTTGTAGACTTGGATAAAAGCAATCACTAACAGTGATTgttgccaaaaaaaaaattatggttgtatgtTCGGGAAGCTTCTATTGCAGTTTTGTTAGACATTATTTATCAACATGTGGACATCAATGCTGCATCTTGAATAAACTAAACGTGATTGTAAGaagcattttgtttgtttatccatGAAATGCTTACCACTCAtgtaatttattaattttttagtttGTTACATGAATCTACTTAAATTTGAGTTGATAATTATCTTTGGGGATAAGTTGGCTAGTCATAGTAATATTCAAATTGTAATAATCAACTAGTTTTTTCTAGTATCTTATGGAGGTGGAGAGATTGATGGAAGATCTCCTTTGTGCTTGCTTATTCATAGCTGCCACGTAGTTCTCTGCTTGTGATACATGGCATGTTTCTGGGCATATTTTTAAGAATGGATGAAATGTTTTAAAAGCATTTGTGTTATgctgttcgacagtttgatggttTGTCCCCCACTTTCATTTGCCAACTTCATGAATAGAAAGTGAAAGTGCTTTGACATGTTATGTAATTCACCATTCAGTACTTTTTCTTTTGTATTGATTGTTGGGATTAACAAAGAATTGTGAAGTCAATATGCTTATTTTACTTTGTCATCATCTGATGCATTTCTGGATGACTCTTGCCAAAATTGACCAGGATCCATGAAATTTTTGGTAGAATTTGTGAGATCTTGTCAGCCTGAAACAAACCTGAATCTGGTGGCAAAACCCATAGCTGGGAAACTCTAGGCAACAGAGAGATTTTCTTCAATCATGACTGATGTTTGGTGAGATTAATTATTCCCTTGGGACTCCTTAAGCATCCAGGAGTCGGTCCATCAAAACTCTTATAGATGTGAAAAATTGGAAGGGAGAATTTTTAGTTTGTAACAGGGAGAAACATTTATTTCAAAGGCACAAATACATACACAGTAAATGCAAACACACagtcttttttttaataaaaaaattacccATTATAATAGCTTCTAAAAAGTATCGGATGCCCCATGATAGCTTGAAATTAGATAATTCTCTTTCTACATAGATGGAATGTTTCTGCGTAATATAGTTTACTTTTTATTCAACTGACTTCTAGAACTTCTAGATCAATACCTCTAGTTCCATGCAGAATGTTATTTGCTTTGGATATTGATCGATATTATTTAAGTTCTCAGGTAACTAACTTGCTTGGCCAGTTACTTGGTTCCTCTTGGTCACCGTAAAACATTTCTCCGGTGGATTTGTAAATTGTTTGCGGTGCTTTTGCTGCTGCTTGGTGTCCCCTACCCCGAATCCTTGAGCTTGCAGCAGGTTGCCAAAGAGGCTTGAAAAAGCATTGCTCTCATTGCTTCATCGAAGCAGAGCAGTCTCATGATGCTTTCAGTACCTTTCAAGACTGGAGCAGCTTAGTCAACAGAAGGGAAGTTGATATTGGAACTTCGATGGTGACATCTCCAAGGCAGATCTGCAATGCAGTTCACGATCATGTAGATATACCAGTTCATTATGTTTgtgcctttttcttctttttctccttgCTTAACTCGACCTTCACTGCCTTAGAGCTCTAGATCAACATGTCAGAACCTGATCCAAACTTGTGGATTGTAAAATTTGGACTCTGTAGACTGTCAAGAATTCCAGCTTACAGTAAAGCTTCTTCATTGCTTACAAAACCAAAATTTTAGTGGTTTTCATTAGGTGACCGTAAAAGGTCCCATTGAGTTAGTAATCTTGTGGGACTTGGTGGGAATGTTTTCAAGAcaaatgagaaaaagaaaaggattgCACATtctaattacttaggtttagtTAACACAAGACAAGCAATGAGGTAAGcaaatcatgtatatatatatatatatatatatatatatatatatatatatatatatatatatttgtgtgtgttaaaaatataataagtatagtccatacACTTCTTAAGTTTACTAGTGACGAGTcttttattattaatatcataaataatttaaaaataaaagattattaaataatattttgatgcCTCTGAGTTGTCTTTAATTtatttcttataacttgaattttcttaataattttttgTACTTTGTCTAGTGCTAACAGTTTTTTGtcgtcaatttcttcccaacatattgaTGTTTTACActttcttgtatataaagtttcataatgagtcatctaaatacttgaatgataattattattgtaagtgaattcGAGAAAAATATCTTTAAGTGAGTCTTCAACTGTTTAAATTATTCTTTTTGATTGATCATCGATTTAAGAGTGGTAAACaatgctaaacttaactttagtgtacatagattcttataattttttctatAATCTAAgaagaaatctagagtctctatactatatagtcttactatttcattaatatataagtttaaaaatctatcaaaaaaataaatcatattgatAGGTAAAATTTATAAAGATTTGACTAACTTATCAATGATAATTCAAATAGCCTAATGCTATTCTATAGGTCCTTGATAAACCTAAAACAAAGTCATGGTAATACTTTCCTATTTCCATTCAAGAATATATGAAGATTGTAACAAACATTCGTATCTCTAATGCTCTACTTTGATTAGCTAAAAATTCAAATActttgaaatatattttgtaatttttttcctcGTTCCATCTTACTTTTTGATATCTCTATATATCTTAATGCTATTAGGATGTATTATATAATTAGATTTATGTTTTTCCTTTAACATTTGGTTCTTAATGTTTGGATCATTGAAAATATATACTCTATCCTTATATCTCAATGTTATCCGTCAAAATTTAAAAATCAAGCTTCAATTCCTTTTATACTTTATTTTGGATCAAATATGGATCTCTCATTTTTCTTTAATTTGGTGGGTGAGATTGGATTGAATCTTAATAAATGCCATCAATATTCTTTCTTTataatatttaaatcataattttcttttaacaACTCTCATTACTTTATAATCAAGTTAGTCATAAaaattatagattttctactaagtacaTCAGTTATAACATTGGCTTTACCAAGTTGATAatgaataatataattataatcctttagaagttttatccatcttcgTTGTCTTATATTCAGTTTTTTCtagataaaaatatactttaaactcttttgATCACGATTTCAAATATTTGTGCACGTAGGTAATGTCTCTAAATCTTTAGACTAAAAATAATTGTTGCTAACTCTAAATCATTAGTTAGATAGTCCTATTTATAATTTTTCAATTATATGAAAACATAAGCAATCATTTTCTCATCTTATatcaaaacatagctaaattcctttcttgaagcatatctataaactacaaatccatcATTACTATTGAGGATATGTGTACTGATCAATATTCCTTTTAACTCTTAAAAACTTGGCTTATAATCTtcaccatcattcaaatttcataTTCCTTTTTATTAGTTTGATGAGAGAAGTATCAAGAATTCATCTTCAAATCTCTTGTAGTAATCTAAAACTTTTAACTTCTATCACATTCATTGGTCTTTCCCATTTAACTACTACTTCCAAAGATCTTGAATTAACCCAAAATCCTCAAGCCAAACTAAGCACACTTATTCTCCTATTCAACCCTCAAATACAAGGTAGAAGGCAACAAACTCTAACTTggtaatatttttctctttttctctctaaTTACAAGTGTTTAGATAACATAAGAGTGACACAtgatctttcatttttctttttcttttttatatttttctcctccactaatttaatatgaaaacttttataaattatatcaaaattcTAGGATTCATAATTTGATCGCCAGCATTAGTCCTCCAATATAAAAATTACCTAATGTaagaaattattaaataaattctcatattaaaataattaaaaattttatgttatcataaataatttaaaaataaaagatattatacTCTCTTGCTcttaaagaaaatttagtcctctaaattatcATATCTCAATCAATAAAAGATGAGCGTAAACCTTCTTCGTTTAAACTACTTGATTTGATTcttaaatatctttatcccaatcTCCTTTTCTATCAATATCATAAGCACTAAACAAATCTTTAAGTACTTAATTCTTTCTTCGCTACAAAGTTTCTTAACAGCAGTTATGGTCCATCTGGTTGTGAGGTGTGCTTGTAATAACTATGATTTAGTCTCACCTCTACAAGAATTGACTGAattctattttatttatttaaatcggGTTTGAGTACTTTTAGTTGAATTTGGGATGCCTTCTTATAAGTAATTAATCAAGCCGGATTTAGATACCCAAATTATtagataatattaattttatctaAGTTTACTAGTCTTCTTATCAATCAAGTGTTGTAGAAAAGGAGTGTTCTTTGAGGGCACATATAAGTCCAAGCCTTTGGAAGAAACACATGCTGCATTAAGTCAATCACAGTCGTCTGGTGGAACGATACCTTCTTCGGTTGGTCTGCATCCTGCAGGATCCCCAGAGCAGAAACTTTGGACCGGGAAGAGAACGACGACTCGAGTTCCAACTGGCTCCCAGTCGAAGTAGCGGCTGTCCTTTACGTGATCCATGTGTAAAAGAAGAAActccatttttttgttttttgtttctagACTGGAAACTTCATCTTGCAGATCTTGCGTTTCTTCCACGGCTGCAGGCCTACAAACTTCTCTTTCTTGAGGAATGGAGGAAGCTGAGGTTGAAGAGGAAAGCATCTGATGCGTAATTGCCTTCAGGAGAGCATTGAAAGGACTGGCCAGTATGGATTAATTGTCTTCAACGGATGCAAGTTGCACCGGTTGATCGTGCTATTTGATAGTATCATGAATGTTGTTGACTGTTGTGTCGATTCGAT
This DNA window, taken from Musa acuminata AAA Group cultivar baxijiao chromosome BXJ3-7, Cavendish_Baxijiao_AAA, whole genome shotgun sequence, encodes the following:
- the LOC103990350 gene encoding protein FAR1-RELATED SEQUENCE 9, which codes for MESTRSEGDELIEDYVECLMSLDANARPCENDNSSLATHAEDPTSIPVGIIVQPIRELAPVGTEDNKEPTLGMEFESDEAAKSFYNDYARRLGFPFRVGRSRRSKGVEEVLIMKRFVCSKEGIYRKKPSSEGTRKRERISMREGCKAMMEVIRDSDRWVVSKLEKAHNHHLGTCSRVGYLRARGFIDTSDKASIVASDAMTLLRQNAFGEGGDAQGLLDYFKRMQADNPAFFYSIQVDNNSCVTNAFWADSKARTAYGYFGDAVVFDTTYKKNKYMMPFVTFSGVNHHLQPIIFGCALLIDETEFSFIWLFETWLAAMGGRPPVSLITDQNRAMAAAIAKVFPNTCHRFCKWLILSRSKQKLAHVYSAHPTLRGELEECVIKSETIEAFEARWASVIDKYDLRKNTWLQALFNIRQKWIPLYSKDTFFAEISSMQKLETMSDLYKKYFNTKTSLKVFLTQFELAMADRFEDEAQADFETLCTKPNLKTASPIEKQASAIYTRAVFNKFQEEFVESLGYNVYKIKDGASSKFSVTRDEDSLETFIVSYNAGKKTATCSCKNFEFSGILCRHVLGVFLMIDVRVLPKEYFLQRWTRSAKVGAIMNELSAEPQNTCQESITSRYNDLCRDAIRCAEKGATSVKIYKAAKDVLKKAYDNIIAFEKNTSKGAQRDVININEEITIDDAINDQSLQDPERKVTNLLGQLLGSSWSP